CCGATGCCGGCTCCGCCGTTCCCACCGCCGCCGGCCGCCGCCACCCGGGTCGCCGGCCCCGCCACGCCCGGCGGACCGCCGCCGGTACGGGTCACCGGCAGCGCCACCGTCCCCGGACCGTCGGCCCCGGCCTCCGGAGCACCGTGGACCACCCCGACGTCCGGCCCGCCGGCACCGCCGGTCGTCCCGGAGCCGGCCAGGCCGACCTGGCCCACCCCGACCGAAGCGGGCGGACCGGGTGCGACTGCCCCGTGGTCGACGCCGGCCGGGCCCTCGCCACTCGCGCCCACCAGCGGCGGGACACCGGTGGGCGGTTCCGTGCACCACCTACCGCCGAACGGGGTCTCCGCCGCCCCGGCCACCACCGGCCAGGCCGGTACCGCCGGTACGGCGGGTACGCCCGGCCGCCCCGGGACCGTCTACGGCGGTTCCGTCACCGAGGGGCCCGGCTTCGCCACGGTCGCCCTGCCGCCCGGGAACCCGGTCGAGAACACTGGCTCCCTGACCGGGCACATCCTCGCCCAGGGCTGGGCCGACACCCCCGTCGAACGGTCCCGCACCACCAGGGTGGTGCTCGTGCTGATCGCCTCGCTCGGGCTGCTGGTCGCGATCAGCCTGGTGCTGGTGCTGATGGCGAACGACGCGATGGGCGGCCTGATGGAAAACCTGATCAACGGGTGAGCCGTCAGTCCGGGCACCGTCGTCCGGGGGCCGGCGACCGGCCGGGGTGAGCCCGCCCACTACCCTGTCGCGGCGTGCTGGCCGATCGGCCGGCTCGCCGTACACTGTTATTGATCACTGACCTGGTGCGCGTCGTCGCGTGCCCATGGGCGATCTTGCGGGCGAACCGGCGGCGTCACTTTCGCGGCGGGCCATCGCGAAGATGCGCCCCGCTGGAGAGGTATTTCTTGACGACCTTTGCTGACCTCAGCACGTCCCCGTCCGCCTTCGACACCCCGCCGGTGACCACCGGCGACGACACCGTCCCCCCCACCACCACCGACGACGTCGACTTCGCCGGTCTGGGGCTCCCCCAGCCGCTCGTCCGGGCTCTGGCCCGGCAGGGCATCACCACCCCGTTCGAGATCCAGCGGGCCACCATGCCCGACGCCCTCGCCGGACGGGACGTCCTCGGCCGGGGCCAGACCGGCTCCGGCAAGACCCTCGCCTTCGGCCTGCCGCTGCTGGCCCGGGTCGCCGACGGTGAGCGGGCCCGGCCGCTGCACCCCCGGGCCCTGGTCCTGGTGCCCACCCGGGAACTCGCCATGCAGGTCAACGACGCGCTCGTGCCGCTGGGCAAGGCGGTCGGGGTCTTCCTCAAGACCGCCGTGGGCGGGGTCCCCTACGACCGCCAGATCGACGCCCTCCGGCGCGGCGTGGAGATCATCGTTGCCACGCCGGGCCGACTCGGCGACCTGATCTCGCGGCAGGTGTGCCACCTCGACGACGTCGAGGTCACCGTGCTGGACGAGGCCGACCAGATGGCCGACATGGGCTTCCTGCCGGAGGTCACCGAGCTGTTGGCGAAGACGCCGGCCGGTGCCCAGCGGCTGCTCTTCTCGGCCACTCTGGACAACGACGTGGACTCGCTGGTCAAGCGGTTCATGACCGACCCGGTGACGCACTCCACCGCCCCGGCCACCGCTGCTGTCGCCACCATGGACCACCACCTGCTGCTGATCCCGCCGCACGACAAGTTCGCGGTGGCGGCGTCGATCGCGGCCCGTTCCGGTCGGACCATGATGTTCGCCCGTACCCAGCTCGGCGTGGACCGGCTGGTCGAGCAGCTCGGCGCGGTGGGCGTCCGGGCCGGTGGCCTGCACGGCGGCAAGACCCAGCGGATGCGTACCCGCACCCTGGCCGAGTTCCGTGAGGGACGGATGAACGTGCTGGTCGCCACGGACGTGGCCGCCCGGGGCATCCATGTGGACGGTGTCTCGCTCGTGATGCACGTCGACCCGCCGAAGGACCCGAAGGACTACCTGCACCGGGCCGGGCGTACCGCGCGGGCCGGCGAGTCCGGCGCGGTGGTCACGCTGGTCCTGCCGAAACAGCGACGGACCACGCTGGCGATGCTGGAGAAGGCCGGGGTCGAGCCGGCCGAACTGCGGGTGCGGGCGGGTGACCCGGAGCTGGCCGAGCTGACCGGCGCCCGGCAGCCCAGTGGCGTACCGGTGTCCAACGAGCTGCAGGAGCCACGCCGGCACGGCGACCGGCCCGGCGGCCAGCGACGGTTCGGCGACCGGCCGGGCGGCTACCACCGCTCGGGCGACCGCGACCAGGGGGACCGCCGCTTCGGTGACCGCGCATCGGGCGACCGCCGCTTCGGCGACCGGGACGGCCGGGCCGAACGGCGGTACCCGGAGCGGGAGGCCCGCTTCGGCGACCGCGACAGCCAAGGCGGACGGCCGTACCCCGAGCGGGAGGCCCGCTTCGGCGACCGCGACGGCCGGGGCGGACGCGGCTACAGCGGCCGGCCCGAACACCGGCACGGTCCCGGCGAGCAGCGCCACACCAGCCGTGACGGGGGACGCCACGCTGGCCGCGACGAGCGGCGCGTCGGTGACGATCGACCGGGCTACCGCAGCCGGACCGACGACCGGCGCGGTTTCGGCGGCCGGGCCTCGGCGCGCAGCTACTGACCCAGCCGGACGCCGCCCTGGTGGTGGAGAACCCGCCAGGGCTGCGTCGGGGTGGCGTCGCTGTCTGCCGACGGCGGCCGGGTCGCCGCGATCGAATGCCCGAGGTGCCGGCCTGCCGTAGTGTCCGGCTCATGCCGACCATGCCGAAGTCGCTGTTCTGGAGCCGCCTGGACACCACCGGCTGCGAGCACACGCTGCTGGACGACGCGCGCGGCCTTACCGCCCGGGGCCAGGTGCAGGCCGTCGACCCGGTCCCGTACACCTGCCGGTACACCCTGACCACCACGCCGGAGTGGGCGACCGTCCGGCTGGAGGTCGAGGTCGAGGGGTCGGGCTGGGCACGCGGGGTCCGACTGGAACGGCAGCCGGACCGCTGGCGGGTGGTGACCAGCGAGCAGGGTGACCTCGACGTCGCGCTCCGCGCGGCCGGTCGACCCCCGGTCGGGCTGCCCGGCACGGACGACCCGGGCCGGCTGGCCGACGCGGTGGACGTCGACCTGGGCGCGTCGGCGCTGTTCAACACCCTTCCGGTACGCCGACTCGGGCTACGGGACGCCGCGCCGGGCACCGAACGGCGGATCGAGGTCGCCTGGGTGCAGGTGCCGAGCCTGCTGGTGCTGCCCGCCACGCAGACGTACACGGCGCTCGGCGCCGGCCGGGTCCGGTTCGCCAGCGGCGACTTCACCGCCGACCTGGACGTCGACCCCGACGGCTTCGTACGCCACTACCCGGGGCTCGTCGACCGGGTCGGTCGCTGACCGTACGGCGACCGACCCGTCGGCCCCGGCGCGGCCGGACCAGGGCGCGGGGCGGCTTCAGTCGCCGCGCCCGGCACCGCGATCGGGTGCGCTCATGTCCCCCGTCCCGGGCGTGCCGTCGGCGAGCCCGTAGCGCA
The nucleotide sequence above comes from Micromonospora pallida. Encoded proteins:
- a CDS encoding DEAD/DEAH box helicase produces the protein MTTFADLSTSPSAFDTPPVTTGDDTVPPTTTDDVDFAGLGLPQPLVRALARQGITTPFEIQRATMPDALAGRDVLGRGQTGSGKTLAFGLPLLARVADGERARPLHPRALVLVPTRELAMQVNDALVPLGKAVGVFLKTAVGGVPYDRQIDALRRGVEIIVATPGRLGDLISRQVCHLDDVEVTVLDEADQMADMGFLPEVTELLAKTPAGAQRLLFSATLDNDVDSLVKRFMTDPVTHSTAPATAAVATMDHHLLLIPPHDKFAVAASIAARSGRTMMFARTQLGVDRLVEQLGAVGVRAGGLHGGKTQRMRTRTLAEFREGRMNVLVATDVAARGIHVDGVSLVMHVDPPKDPKDYLHRAGRTARAGESGAVVTLVLPKQRRTTLAMLEKAGVEPAELRVRAGDPELAELTGARQPSGVPVSNELQEPRRHGDRPGGQRRFGDRPGGYHRSGDRDQGDRRFGDRASGDRRFGDRDGRAERRYPEREARFGDRDSQGGRPYPEREARFGDRDGRGGRGYSGRPEHRHGPGEQRHTSRDGGRHAGRDERRVGDDRPGYRSRTDDRRGFGGRASARSY
- a CDS encoding putative glycolipid-binding domain-containing protein; amino-acid sequence: MPTMPKSLFWSRLDTTGCEHTLLDDARGLTARGQVQAVDPVPYTCRYTLTTTPEWATVRLEVEVEGSGWARGVRLERQPDRWRVVTSEQGDLDVALRAAGRPPVGLPGTDDPGRLADAVDVDLGASALFNTLPVRRLGLRDAAPGTERRIEVAWVQVPSLLVLPATQTYTALGAGRVRFASGDFTADLDVDPDGFVRHYPGLVDRVGR